tagagaaccgagttgaaggTCTGGCCATAgatgagcagctcatagtgaatGATTTCCttccaaacacacagcaaaaccttcctggccgtcaatccgggcttggcgatggtttgggccggctcaccgcgcttcgacaacgacttttttcgctttaggttgtcgtacgtgatccacttttcatcaccagccaccatctttttcaaaaatgggtcgagttcgttccgcttcagcagtgcatcgcaggcgttgattcggtctaaaagatttttttgtgtcaactcgtgtggcacccatacatccagctttttttggaatccaattttCTGCGAATGGTTCCAaatggttttatggtctatacccagttcctggccaatcgagcgagtgctcacatgccggtctgcttggatgatttcaacgatttcggtttccacgacgattggcctaccagcacgaggtgtatcttcgacagccactacaccagaacgaaatcgatcaaaccaacgctgtgctgtgcgaatcgttacagtaccGGACCATAAActgcacgaattttttcggccgccttcgttgcagttttatctcgcaggtagtaaaaacgtaaaagatgagactgaaaaggacaatcacaacactgtcaaaacgacacttgtagcacagattgtcttctttaaatagccgtatagtatgacccgatgtgataagtacaacacaagatatgtgtaagtgttgccatatattgacataCAAATTGAACACATTACCcgggaataattttttttttatccgaacagtttattttattaggctcattaagcaattcagctgtaacagagccgaattcattcgtgtacattttttatcttaagataacttttgttctatattacactgttaccattttgaggcgtaagagtttcgctatctatcgataaacatttgttttatctataacacagttgCCGTTAaggcgtaagagaattcctattctatcgaagcacaacacatgtcaccttttttaggcgtaagaatattgctgttgttcgaatgttcacagttgggctgttcacagcaggactgttgatatgaggcttcctttgttgcgttattaatagtaccaattaccgatgcagcagaccgaaaatgtgagcggtaagggactgggattaccgacacatttttttttttatcccatccgtttattaggctcatttagcaattcagctgtcacagagccgaatttattcgtatacatttttatgttaagataactattgttgtatattattcaggcttaagattcctatccatcgataaacatttgtttttttttttatgtataacacagtagctgtttaggcctaagaatattccaattctatcgatacacaacacattaccgacacatgatgattattgcgtggacatagtagctagaataacacactaagatggtcagttgagggaccctgagttatgagctcatgatcgttcgcttagcaGCGGACACTTAACccattaggctacgaagacccccttgttttttgtataaacatcgggaattaatcaaacaaatgaaacgaaatttggcatatggaggttttagggtgcaataaatgatgttacggtggttagactctccactcccctctctaaggggggttgccatacaaatgaaacacaaatttgtgcattactcgagaattaatcaagcaaatgaaaccaaattaggcatattgaggttttagggtgcaataaaagtttctatgatggttagactctccacccccttctctaaggggaggctgccatacgaatgaaacacaaatttctacataattcgagaattaatcaagcaaatgaaaccaaatttggtatgtggaggctttaggatgcaataaatgttttttttttatctcattcgtttatttcaggctcattagcatttcagctgtaacagagccgaattttaatagtgcacatgtcacatgtttatcatatctataaataagcacattacacagttgccattttttttggcgttatagtattccttctataccattgcatatggtacattacatttcacagtagccatttaggcgtaagagtattcgttctgttcttccattgtccagttagaccggacagcggagacagttgatatgatcattgttgagttattaatagaatagcaacccgatgtttcttgcagagcagagcagttgtatggatgaatcgatcttatttcgaccgtggatcgatctccatcgctgatgattgttgcgtggacgtagttattctgtaacaacacaaagatggtcaatgagggccctgagttttgaactcacgatcgatcgcttaaagcgaacgcgcaaccaatgtggctacggagacccccgcaataaatgtttttacggtggttaaatactcctcccccctcttttaggTTGGCggtgccatacaaacgaaacacaaacttctgcataactcgagaactaatcaagcacaatttaggatgtgagggtttttgggtatgagtaatgattctatgatggtatgacacccctccctcctctggaatggagagggggttccataaaaatattacacatatttcaacctaaaatattccaatcaaacctgacagttgaaaattttcggaaaactctgaaggaaaaagggaaaattcggaaaataaactcccatatgttctacaataacatagtaacaagtgctgttagtccatttgatgtttgcgctagcgaaattgatctttgttcgaaactggaaatggattttaatgtgatgaaacgtactcctatatcttcttctatctataccaataaaaaagtatcgccgaatgtgttgataagagcagaactcgaggaaggaatttcccgatttagggctgtgtttattctatcatattttctgtataaaatattaattccatgtaacggagaaacatgttatttgcaagtggttgaaaaatcttgaacgagaattgtgtctgaaaataatctgatattataatgatgagttttgttagaaatactaggaattttatagtaaaaggtaaattctgATTCGAAGAGTAGACGACTAAGTCGAGTTTGTTCCTCTTGTCAATATGAGGCATTGGTATCCGTTTGTTTCAAaagtgaaatatgaaaaaaataagaaattaaTCAAATTTGTCACAATTTTCTTAGACGTTCATTAATATTCATTAATAttaattaatattaatattaatattcgaaaattttattcgaaattttgaaaaatgtattAAAGTTTTACGATATTAGGCTTTTTATAATATGAACTATACCAAGAAATATCATCTAAATGTCTGAACGATTTAGTCATATTTTAGGATTTTGGAATCTAAatactgagaaaaaaatctCGATTAATTAACTTAACACATGTTTGATAACGTTTGActcttttttctcaaaaacgaaaatatcTCTTGATCCCTGTCAAAAAACCCAGAATTCCTTCCAATCTCCGAAAAAGTCGCACTAAATGGAAAAATCATGTCAACCATTCCTAAGTGTTCCCAAAACCTTGCTCAAACCAAGAAAATCTTCAAATTGAATTTCGATCATCAAAACACAATTTTCCCCACACGCAGAAATGCAGCAGCCGAGACGAAGGCATGCGTCGCTTTACAACGCAAACACGTCAGTTTTGATCAAGATGACAAATTACCAATTACAACCATTTCATGCTCAAAATTCCCCCTTCGCTACACACTTACTGCTCTGATTCCAATTGGGCACCGAATTTTCGGCTTCCGAATGACCGATAGCACGACCGAGGAATAATGTGCACgtattccgattttttttcttctctcacACGAAAAGCACTTAAAATTTCAACACAAGACAATGAATTCCCATCTCCAGTGGATGCTGAATGCTGCCTGATTGATATTCCTCCCGGGTTCAATCATGGAATGACGGCGACAAGTTTCGCTTTTGTTGTCCGGCCATTTCGGTTTCGTTCAATGAACTCGATTTTGGCTTgacgttagtttttttttgtttttgctgcTTTAAAAATCGTCTGCGTGGTTTTTGTTCCCAGACCTATGAGCCGTGTGTCGGCGGTCGAATAATGTTACGATGTCGGGAATTGGAGATAAAAGTTGTTCACTCTTGAGTTGAGTGAGGGATGACCACGGCTGGATGATTTTAGGTCACGTTCTGGGAGTTTTCGGTAATGGGTTTGTCTGTCTTTCCACCCTCTCTGTTTGGTTCTTACTGCTGGAAGATATATCGTAAGTAATATTGGCATTCTGTGGTTTGAATATTTTTATCATTTGACTTCGTCTCGTTCGCTCTCAGAAATACCACGGAGGTTCGCAAGTTATTCTGAATGTCGTTGTCCTAATATATGTTAATCAGCCATTTGAGTCATTTggtattattaatttttttttctttctgtcaCAGTTCATCGCCCGGTGGACATCAAGAATCGTCCCCGTATCCCGATTCCGGACGAGGATCCGTACAGTGTGGCCGGCAACGGAGGCGGTAGCTCTGGAAGCTCCGGTTTGGGCGCCAGCGGAAGCGGAATGGTCGGCGCGTCGCGTGATCATCTGATGCAGGGCGTTGGTCAGCCAATGCAACGCCGCAGCGAAAAACCACCGAAGCTACCTCCGCGGGATAATCTGTACGCATCGCACGAGATTGTGAAGGTGAGTCAAAGAAGCTTTCTTTCTAGAAAAATGCGGCGTGAAAGATAGCGCCATCTTGTTGCAATCACCAGATTCACTGGTTGTCATAGTTGTCAAAATTATTCAAGTCATTTATGGTTTCTTGGGCTCTTAGTGGTAACGCCCTAAAATTTTTCTCATTGTGAACACTCTGGAAAATCCATGTTTACAGACGCAACAATACCACTGAATTCAATGACAGGtcccaattcaccccacaattAGTCAAGCAATTTATCGACCATAACCATAACAATCTGGGTTTAATTAATTCCAACCTTCCTCTGAACTATTTTGTTCTCCCTCCGCAGCCCGACTACGATGACATTGAGGACGAGAATCGCGTCAAGCTGCCACGTGGAAAATCAGACAAAGGCAAAGATAACAAGAAATATGGTAAGTTTGCTTCCTTCTATCTGGTGTTctgttttgtttcacatttCCATTCTTTCGCCATTTATCGTAAAAATTTTGCTCTGTTTTAATTATGTTCCCCTCTTGGGTAATATAGCCCGTTTCGTTCAGCCTTATTCTATTATTATGCTTCTGGCCTAAGCTAGAAGGTCATCCTCGCCGAGCGAACAAACTCTTTGTTGTGAGCGCGCAAGGTCCTCCCGAAAAAGGCAGCTACTGACCGACGACGATAGGGCTCTGCACATTTTTGTGTCTTATCTGCTGCCGGTGGTAGAAAATTGAATGGGGTTGAAGAATTTACTCCCCCCCCGTTCGAAGTATGATACAAACGCATTCTTCAACAACAATCCAAACTCCGCGAGAATATAGAGGTGAACAAAAAAGCCACATCGCTCCAGGAGGTCGGCCCGCGACCGCGATATCTTCTAGTTCTCGGTTTAATTAAATTTagattgcgtttttttttttgtttgtctgTGCTCATATGCAATTGTTCTCCGACAGTAGCAGCACAAAACAGTGCAACGATGTGGTTACGATATCGACGAAACTTTGCTGCCACTGGCTCCTTGCATAACCTCGGAGCCATCCTCCGTTGTCCGAAtagtttcgataaaaaaaaaggtggCCTTGTTCCGATGGGAAGCAGCTCGAAAAGTACTATCCCAGGATAGCCGTAGAAAATGGTAGGAAATTTTTAGCGATGATAATTTTGCGATAATCCCAGGTTTTGCTGCTGCTGTCTTGCATAGTGCTAGACAAGCATAGTGCTTTTACGGTACGGGCTTGCCGTGGTTCCATGGAACTGTTGTAAATGACACATCGGGTTAAGCTGAGCCAATACGGATTGATCTCGGGATATGAGATATTACCCAAAGAATACAGGATCGTATCAGAGCCATTACCGAGATATTTAaccttttgtatttttttataatttgatgtttaatttttcataatttaatggttgtaggcagggttgccaactataatttgaaaaaatcaggaagaatgaaaatgaaaatcaggatatatcaggatagctcatattgggttgtccaagaagtaaatgtcgatttttgggaaaacaaaaacatcattttcaatcaaagcgttataatttaattttatatccatagttctgtttcacaatctttcgccatctttcacacagcttaaatattctatcctcccagaacatgtttgctttctcgtcgaaaactgttgcgagccatacatgtgagaaacaggttgcttggtagtagctcataacacagaatccattccaaattccaccagaaacagagtaggggaacccgggg
This DNA window, taken from Toxorhynchites rutilus septentrionalis strain SRP unplaced genomic scaffold, ASM2978413v1 HiC_scaffold_203, whole genome shotgun sequence, encodes the following:
- the LOC129781784 gene encoding uncharacterized protein LOC129781784, with translation HRPVDIKNRPRIPIPDEDPYSVAGNGGGSSGSSGLGASGSGMVGASRDHLMQGVGQPMQRRSEKPPKLPPRDNLYASHEIVKPDYDDIEDENRVKLPRGKSDKGKDNKKYVSSFVCLSAINKN